From a region of the Marmota flaviventris isolate mMarFla1 chromosome 13, mMarFla1.hap1, whole genome shotgun sequence genome:
- the Gcnt1 gene encoding beta-1,3-galactosyl-O-glycosyl-glycoprotein beta-1,6-N-acetylglucosaminyltransferase, whose product MLRNLWRRRLFSCPTKYYFMFLIFSLITFSVVRIHQKPEFVSVRHLELVGDNPSNNINCTKILQGDANEIQKVKLEMLTVKFRKRPRWTPSDYINMTSDCPSFIKMRKYIVEPLSKEEESFPIAYSIVVHHKIEMLDRLLRAIYMPQNFYCIHVDKKSEDSFIAAVMGIASCFSNVFVASQLENVVYASWSRVQADLNCMKDLYRMSANWKYLINLCGLDFPTKTNLEIVRKLKSFMGENNLETEKMPSNKEERWKKHHVVINGKLTNTGTVKVHPPLKTPLFSGSAYFVVSREYVRYVLENENIQKFMEWAQDTYSPDEYLWATIQRIPEVPGSLSLSHKYDLSDMQSVARFVKWQYFEGDVAQGAPYPPCNGVHVRSVCVFGAGDLNWILRKHHFFANKFDLDVDLFAVQCLDEHLRHKALEMLEH is encoded by the coding sequence ATGCTGAGGAATTTATGGCGGAGGAGACTTTTTTCTTGTCCCACTAAATactattttatgtttcttattttttccctaatAACTTTCTCTGTTGTAAGGATTCATCAGAAGCCTGAATTTGTAAGTGTCAGACACCTGGAGCTTGTTGGAGATAATCCTAGTAATAATATTAATTGCACCAAAATTTTGCAGGGTGATGCAAATGAAATCCAGAAGGTAAAGCTTGAGATGCTAACAGTGAAATTTAGAAAACGTCCTCGGTGGACACCATCTGACTATATAAACATGACCAGTGACTGCCCTTCATTCATTAAGATGCGTAAATATATTGTAGAACCTCTTAGTAAAGAAGAGGAAAGCTTCCCAATTGCATACTCCATAGTGGTTCATCACAAAATTGAAATGCTTGACAGGCTCCTGAGGGCCATCTATATGCCTCAGAATTTCTACTGCATTCATGTAGACAAAAAATCAGAGGACTCCTTTATAGCAGCGGTAATGGGCATCGCATCCTGTTTCAGTAACGTCTTTGTGGCCAGTCAGTTGGAGAATGTAGTTTATGCATCCTGGAGTCGGGTTCAGGCCGATCTCAACTGCATGAAGGACCTCTACAGAATGAGTGCCAATTGGAAGTACTTGATCAATCTTTGTGGGTTAGATTTTCCTACTAAAACCAACCTGGAAATTGTCAGGAAGCTCAAGTCATTCATGGGTGAAAACAACCTGGAAACGGAAAAGATGCCATCTAATAAAGAAGAAAGGTGGAAGAAGCATCATGTGGTCATTAACGGAAAGTTGACTAATACGGGGACTGTCAAAGTGCATCCTCCACTCAAAACACCTCTGTTTTCGGGCAGTGCCTATTTTGTGGTCAGTAGGGAGTACGTGAGGTATGTGCTAGagaatgaaaacattcaaaagttCATGGAGTGGGCACAAGACACGTACAGCCCAGATGAGTATCTCTGGGCCACTATTCAGAGGATCCCTGAGGTCCCAGGCTCCCTGTCCTTAAGCCACAAGTATGACTTGTCTGACATGCAGTCAGTTGCCAGGTTTGTCAAGTGGCAGTACTTTGAAGGTGACGTTGCCCAGGGTGCACCTTACCCACCCTGCAACGGGGTCCATGTGCGCTCAGTGTGTGTTTTCGGAGCTGGCGACTTGAACTGGATACTACGTAAGCACCACTTTTTTGCCAATAAGTTTGACCTGGACGTCGATCTCTTTGCTGTTCAGTGTTTGGATGAGCATCTGAGGCATAAAGCCCTGGAGATGTTAGAACACTGA